A genome region from Populus alba chromosome 3, ASM523922v2, whole genome shotgun sequence includes the following:
- the LOC118028480 gene encoding AT-hook motif nuclear-localized protein 5 codes for MDGRETMAFPSGSSSYYIHRGSGILGSGSGSQHDPLHPPTGFRSLSSPHLASQSNVRPGSSAPAFSIEPLNANFGHGINMAATSEVQVGEPVKKKRGRPRKYGLDGQVSLGLSSLPDKAKPSSGEDSSTSKRNRGRPPGSGRKQQLATLGEWMNSSAGLAFSPHVVSIGVGEDIVSKLLSFSQQRPRAVCILSGTGTVSSVTLRQPASSGPSITFEGRFEILCLSGSYLVAEDGGPHNRTGGISASFSSPDGHVIGGAIAMLIAASPVQVVVCSFQYGGSKKDKQVGRPKNKKDSASQLDDNSANLKSVTPTSTPQSFTPSLISVWPGPRPADMRNPHTDIDLTRG; via the exons ATGGATGGAAGAGAAACCATGGCATTTCCTAGCGGGTCATCTTCATACTATATTCACAGAGGAAGTGGGATTCTTGGGTCTGGGTCTGGATCACAACATGATCCATTACATCCTCCAACTGGGTTCAGATCCTTGTCAAGCCCTCACCTTGCATCTCAATCAAATGTCAGGCCTGGTTCATCTGCGCCAGCATTTTCAATAGAGCCGCTAAATGCTAATTTTGGCCATGGCATTAACATGGCTGCAACCTCTGAGGTGCAAGTGGGTGAGCCAGTGAAGAAGAAGCGAGGTAGGCCCCGAAAATACGGTTTGGATGGGCAGGTTTCACTTGGATTGTCTTCCTTGCCAGATAAGGCTAAGCCATCCTCAGGGGAGGATTCTTCCACCTCAAAACGAAATCGAGGGCGGCCGCCTGGGAGTGGAAGGAAGCAGCAATTGGCTACCCTTG GTGAATGGATGAACAGTTCAGCTGGATTAGCTTTTTCACCGCATGTGGTCAGCATTGGAGTTGGAGAG GATATCGTTTCAAAACTATTGTCATTTTCCCAACAGAGGCCAAGGGCTGTTTGCATCTTGTCCGGTACTGGTACAGTTTCCTCTGTGACACTTCGTCAGCCAGCATCTTCTGGGCCATCTATCACATTTGAG GGCCGTTTTGAGATATTATGCTTGTCAGGCTCATACTTGGTTGCTGAAGATGGTGGCCCTCACAATCGAACTGGTGGTATAAGTGCTTCTTTTTCCAGTCCTGATGGCCATGTCATTGGTGGTGCAATTGCAATGCTTATTGCAGCTAGCCCAGTTCAG GTGGTTGTCTGTAGTTTCCAATATGGTGGTTCTAAGAAGGATAAACAAGTAGGCCgtcccaaaaacaaaaaagactctGCATCTCAGCTCGATGATAATTCTGCTAACCTGAAATCAGTCACCCCTACCAGCACCCCGCAAAGTTTCACTCCCTCTCTGATAAGTGTTTGGCCTGGTCCGCGACCAGCTGATATGAGAAACCCCCACACTGATATTGACTTGACAAGAGGATGA
- the LOC118028478 gene encoding LOW QUALITY PROTEIN: lysine-specific demethylase JMJ17 (The sequence of the model RefSeq protein was modified relative to this genomic sequence to represent the inferred CDS: deleted 2 bases in 2 codons), with protein sequence MGKGKPRAVEKGVLGQNLSLFSSSSSASSSSGSLHVPSAPVYYPNEEEFKDPLEYIYKIRPEAEPYGICKIVPPNNWKPPFALNLENFSFPTKTQAIHQLQVRPASCDSKTFELEYNRFLEEHCGKKLKRRVIFEGDELDLCKLFNGVKRFGGYDKVVKEKKWGEVSRFVRSGRKITECAKHVLCQLYQEHLYDYEEYYNRLNKGVARGCKRGVRKCKKSDDRMEFSRSKRRRKNSDGEKVKVCNKVEEEEEHDQICEQCRSGLHGEVMLLCDRCNKGWHIYCLSPPLKQVPQGNWYCLECLNSDKDTFGFVPGKRFTVEAFRRLADRAKRRWFGTGSTSRVQMEKKFWEIVEGSAGDVEVMYGSDLDTSIYGSGFPRVNDQRPDSVEANLWDEYCGSPWNLNNLPKLKGSMLQAVHHNITGVMVPWLYVGMLFSSFCWHFEDHCFYSMNYLHWGEPKCWYSVPGSEAGAFEKVMRSSLPDLFDAQPDLLFQLVTMLNPSVLQDNRVPVYTVLQEPGNFVITFPRSYHGGFNFGLNCAEAVNFAPADWLPYGGFGAELYKNYHKTAVLSHEELLCVVAKQGDFDSKASPHIKKEMLRIYTKEKSWRERIWRSGIIKSSPMPLRKCPEYVGTEEDPACIICKQYLYLSAVVCHCRPSAFVCLEHWERICECKSRRRRLLYRHTLAELSDLVLASDSDRFKERSPSNDLQRQISCSNELNVLTKKVQGGHVSLAELAEQWLSRANKFLQHPYLGDACATLLKEAEQFLWAGPEMDPVRDMVKSLNAAQKWAGGIKDCLFKVQKWSSGHSCDLERVPLEYIAELLNNDPVPCNEPGHLMLKERADEAWRLAQEIDSALSSCSEISVLESLYSRFSDLPIYIKESKKLLNKISSAKIWIESAKKCISETQTAAVDIDILHKLKSEMLELQIQLPETELLLDLVRKAESCQSQCKEILKAPFSLKNVEELLQEFNNFTVNIPELMLLKQCHINAVSWISRCNDVLVNLHEREDQDKVVNELNCLLKDGASLRIQVDELPLVELELKKACCRVKVLKARDMKMPLDFIQELMMEAFVLQIEKEKLFVDLSGVIAAVRCWEERATKLLAQEAQMLDFEDIIRTSANIPVLLPLLDDIKDAVAMAKSWLENSAPFLVSSSSMVSGSVSSLKLEVLKELVSHSKLLKISLDERRMLEIVLKNCDEWQQDANSALQDARCILSTDDIDDGQNGCLFGKVEHLATKMESITKAGLSLNFDFAEIPKLQNACSMLRWCSRALSFCTCAPSLEDVESLMEAAENLSVISVSGTLWSALIDGVKWLRKALGVISLPGNFERCKLSDAEVVLAESQSIQISFPLMVNQLVNAIHKHKLWLEQAKRFFFSLNSKERSWSLILELKELGKASAFSCSELDLVLYEVEKVEKWKQQFVEIIGRFVDDRNSLSDALQKVKQSLDISLNIYGKSWSAKARVLCMCYTGYNEEKDFLTCSMCKDRYHVRCLDSAQLNPNNAQVFICHYCQFFDGGSVSQNGGGPLKYGEKQLELRMLIELLSDSENFPTRIEEKDLLQQIVEQAHECKKCLREILDFALSYLDKDLTVVCEKLTIALKATEVAGVCDNQDKCDLELASARNSWRVRVKRLLEDAQKPTMQHIQRHMKEGIAMSVPQEDYTWQKLSELKDIGLQWADHAKKVATDSGALGLDKVFELISEGENLPIYLEKELKLLRARSMLYCICRKPFDSRVKVACKLCGEWYHIDCIKLLTPPKIYFCAACEPQIEGLSVSLLADHERSTNAKSVEPKTPSPRHTKSRKKPGETESNVMQKMLAFENHSNVFIHSSGIDQLGWQNRKPLRRAAKKRTELKILSQFFHRHGK encoded by the exons ATGGGGAAAGGAAAACCCAGGGCTGTAGAAAAAGGAGTTTTAGGGCaaaatttgagtttattttcGTCGTCTTCATCGGCTTCTTCGTCATCCGGGTCATTGCATGTGCCATCTGCACCTGTTTATTACCCTAATGAAGAGGAATTTAAGGATCCATTGGAGTATATTTACAAAATTAGACCGGAAGCGGAGCCTTATGGGATTTGTAAAATTGTGCCACCAAATAATTGGAAACCGCCATTTGCATTGAATTTGGAGAATTTTAGTTTTCCTACGAAGACTCAGGCTATTCATCAGTTGCAAGTGAGGCCGGCGTCTTGTGATTCCAAGACTTTTGAGTTGGAGTATAATAGGTTCTTGGAGGAACATTGtgggaagaaattgaaaaggagGGTGATTTTTGAAGGGGACGAGTTGGATTTGTGTAAATTGTTTAATGGAGTGAAGAGGTTCGGTGGCTATGATAAGGTCGTGAAGGAGAAGAAGTGGGGTGAGGTTTCGAGGTTTGTTAGGTCTGGGAGGAAGATTACAGAGTGTGCGAAGCATGTTTTGTGTCAGTTGTATCAAGAGCATTTGTATGATTATGAGGAGTATTATAATCGATTGAATAAGGGGGTTGCTAGGGGTTGTAAAAGGGGAGTGCGAAAGTGTAAGAAGAGTGATGATAGGATGGAGTTTTCACGTTCAAAAAGGAGGCGGAAGAACAGTGATGGTGAGAAAGTGAAGGTTTGTAACAAggtagaggaggaagaagagCATGATCAGATATGCGAGCAATGCAGGAGTGGTTTGCATGGGGAGGTGATGCTTTTGTGCGATAGATGTAACAAGGGGTGGCATATTTATTGTCTCTCACCGCCATTAAAGCAAGTTCCACAAGGGAATTGGTACTGCCTTGAGTGTTTGAATTCTGACAAGGATACTTTTGGTTTTGTCCCCGGTAAGCGCTTCACAGTGGAAGCTTTTAGGCGTCTTGCTGATCGGGCGAAGAGGAGATGGTTTGGCACAGGATCTACTTCTCGAGTGCAGATGGAGAAAAAGTTCTGGGAAATTGTGGAGGGATCAGCTGGTGACGTTGAAGTTATGTATGGTAGTGACTTGGATACTTCTATTTATGGGAGTGGCTTCCCACGTGTAAATGATCAGAGACCAGACTCAGTTGAGGCTAACTTATGGGATGAATACTGTGGCAGTCCATGGAACCTCAATAATTTGCCCAAGCTGAAAGGTTCAATGCTCCAAGCTGTTCATCATAACATTACTGGTGTTATGGTGCCCTGGCTATATGTTGGCATGCTTTTCTCATCTTTTTGCTGGCATTTTGAAGACCACTGTTTTTACTCAATGAATTATCTACATTG GGGAGAGCCAAAATGTTGGTACAGTGTTCCGGGTAGTGAAGCTGGTGCTTTTGAGAAG GTGATGCGCAGTAGTCTTCCTGATCTCTTTGATGCACAACCGGATTTACTCTTCCAGCTTGTAACCATGCTGAACCCATCTGTCTTGCAAGATAATCGGGTTCCGGTCTATACTGTACTGCAG GAGCCTGGAAACTTTGTTATCACTTTTCCCAGGTCTTACCATGGAGGTTTCAACTTTG GTTTGAATTGTGCAGAAGCTGTGAATTTTGCTCCGGCTGACTGGCTGCCTTACGGTGGATTTGGAGCGGAGCTGTATAAGAATTATCATAAGACTGCTGTTTTATCTCATGAGGAGCTTCTTTGTGTGGTGGCTAAG cAGGGTGATTTTGATAGCAAAGCATCGCctcatataaagaaagaaatgcttAGGATATACACCAAAGAGAAGTCCTGGAGGGAGAGGATTTGGAGAAGTGGCATCATCAAATCATCTCCTATGCCTCTGCGGAAATGTCCTGAATATGTTGGTACTGAGGAG GATCCTGCATGCATTATATGCAAACAATATCTGTATCTTTCTGCAGTTGTTTGCCATTGTAGGCCATCTGCATTTGTCTGTCTGGAG CATTGGGAGCGTATCTGTGAATGTAAATCCAGAAGACGTCGTCTTCTATATCGTCATACCCTTGCAGAATTGTCTGATTTGGTGCTCGCATCAGATAGCGATAGATTTAAGGAGAGATCACCAAGTAATGACTTACAAAGGCAAATCTCATGTTCCAATGAGCTGAATGTGTTAACGAAGAAG GTTCAGGGGGGCCATGTCAGCCTGGCTGAACTTGCTGAACAATGGCTTTCACGTGCCAACAAGTTTTTGCAGCATCCATATTTGGGTGATGCATGTGCTACCCTGTTGAAGGAAGCTGAGCAATTTCTTTGGGCTGGTCCTGAGATGGATCCT gtaCGAGACATGGTGAAGAGCTTGAATGCAGCTCAGAAGTGGGCAGGAGGCATAAAG GATTGTctttttaaagttcaaaaaTGGTCATCTGGTCACAGCTGTGATTTGGAGAGAGTGCCTTTGGAATACATTGCTGAGTTGCTGAATAATGATCCCGTGCCATGTAATGAGCCAGGGCATCTCATGTTGAAG GAGCGTGCAGATGAGGCATGGCGTTTGGCTCAGGAAATTGACTCTGCTCTGTCATCATGCTCAGAA ATATCTGTGCTGGAATCACTGTACTCGAGATTTAGTGACTTgccaatatatattaaagaaagcAAGAAGCTGTTGAACAAAATTTCATCAGCAAAG ATCTGGATAGAAAGTGCAAAGAAATGCATATCAGAGACACAAACCGCTGCAGTTGACATTGATATTCTTCACAAGCTGAAGTCAGAG ATGTTGGAGCTTCAAATTCAACTTCCAGAAACAGAATTACTCTTGGATCTAGTAAGGAAAGCTGAATCATGTCAGTCTCAGTGCAAGGAAATCTTGAAAGCTCCATTTAGTTTAAAG AATGTTGAAGAGTTGCTTCaagaattcaataattttactGTTAACATACCGGAGTTGATGCTTCTGAAGCAATGCCACATCAATGCTGTTTCATGGATTTCTCGCTGTAATGATGTTTTGGTGAATCTTCATGAACGGGAAGATCAAGATAAAGTagttaatgaattaaattgccTATTAAAAGATGGAGCATCTTTGAGAATTCAAG TTGATGAGTTGCCTCTAGTTGAGTTAGAGTTGAAGAAGGCTTGTTGCAGAGTAAAAGTTCTGAAA GCTCGTGATATGAAAATGCCTTTGGACTTCATTCAGGAACTGATGATGGAGGCTTTTGT GCTACAGATTGAAAAAGAGAAACTGTTTGTTGATTTGTCTGGAGTAATTGCAGCTGTGAGGTGTTGGGAGGAAAGAGCCACAAAACTTCTTGCACAGGAAGCTCAAATGTTGGATTTTGAGGATATTATAAG GACTTCAGCAAATATACCTGTGCTTCTACCCTTGCTAGATGATATTAAAGATGCTGTAGCAATGGCTAAGTCCTGGTTAGAGAATTCTGCGCCATTTTTGGTTTCTTCTAGTTCCATGGTATCTGGCTCTGTTTCTTCACTCAAACTCGAGGTCCTAAAG GAGTTGGTTTCACACTCGAAGTTACTAAAAATATCTTTGGATGAACGAAGAATGCTTGAAATTGTTCTGAAGAACTGTGATGAATGGCAGCAGGATGCCAACTCTGCATTGCAGGATGCTAGGTGCATTCTAAGTACAGATGATATTGATGATGGACAGAATGGTTGTCTTTTTGGAAAAGTTGAACATTTAGCTACTAAAATGGAATCCATCACTAAAGCTGGTTTATCTCTGAATtttgactttgctgagattccAAAACTCCAGAATGCATGTTCAATGCTGCGATGGTGCTCTAGAGCTCTTTCTTTCTGCACCTGTGCTCCTTCTTTGGAG GATGTTGAGAGTTTGATGGAGGCTGCAGAAAACCTCTCTGTTATCAGTGTCTCTGGTACCCTATGGAGTGCATTAATTGATGGGGTCAAATGGCTTAGGAAAGCCTTGGGAGTAATTTCTTTGCCTGGCAATTTTGAAAGATGCAAGCTGAGTGATGCCGAAGTAGTTCTTGCTGAATCTCAG AGTATACAAATCTCCTTTCCTTTGATGGTCAATCAACTTGTAAATGCCATTCATAAACACAA GTTGTGGCTAGAACAAGCTAAACga tttttttttagtctaaacTCCAAGGAAAGATCCTGGTCTCTAATATTAGAGCTTAAG GAACTGGGGAAGGCTTCAGCATTTTCTTGTTCAGAGCTAGATCTGGTTCTATATGAAGTTGAAAAGGTTGAAAAGTGGAAGCAACAATTTGTGGAGATCATTGGAAGATTTGTAGATGATAGGAATTCGTTGTCTGATGCTTTGCAGAAG GTCAAGCAGTCTCTGGATATATCTCTGAACATCTATGGCAAATCATGGAGCGCTAAAGCAAGAGTACTATGCATGTGCTATACTGGTTACAACGAAGAAAAAGATTTTCTCACCTGTTCAATGTGCAAGGACCG CTACCATGTGCGGTGCCTTGATTCAGCACAACTCAATCCAAATAATGCTCAAGTTTTTATTTGCCATTATTGCCAATTTTTTGATGGCGGGTCAGTATCCCAAAATGGAGGTGGTCCCCTG AAATATGGAGAGAAGCAGCTTGAATTAAGAATGCTGATTGAACTTCTATCTGATTCTGAGAATTTCCCTACAAG GATTGAAGAAAAGGATTTATTACAACAGATTGTGGAGCAAGCTCATGAATGCAAAAAATGCTTGAGAGAAATATTGGATTTTGCATTATCCTATTTGGACAAGGATCTCACTGTTGTCTGTGAAAAACTAACCATTGCTCTGAAG GCCACGGAAGTGGCAGGTGTTTGTGATAATCAAGATAAATGTGACCTTGAACTGGCATCAGCTAGAAATTCTTGGAGAGTGAGAGTCAAGAGACTATTGGAGGATGCACAGAAGCCTACGATGCAACATATTCAGCGGCACATGAAAGAG GGAATAGCTATGAGCGTACCTCAAGAAGATTACACTTGGCAGAAACTTTCTGAACTGAAGGACATTGGTTTGCAGTGGGCAGATCACGCAAAGAAG GTTGCAACAGATTCTGGAGCTCTTGGCTTGGATAAGGTTTTTGAACTTATTTCAGAGGGTGAAAATTTGCCTATATACTTAGAGAAGGAACTGAAG TTATTAAGAGCTCGAAGCATGCTGTACTGCATTTGCCGAAAACCATTTGACAGTAGAGTAAAGGTTGCGTGTAAGTTGTGTGGTGAGTGGTACCATATTGATTGTATCAAGCTACTCACCCCACCAAAGATCTACTTCTGTGCTGCATGTGAGCCTCAAATTGAAGGGTTGTCTGTGTCACTACTGGCAGATCATGAGAG ATCAACGAATGCCAAATCTGTAGAGCCCAAAACACCTTCACCTCGGCAcacaaaatcaagaaagaagCCAGGTGAAACAGAGTCCAATGTGATGCAAAAAATGCTTGCATTTGAAAACCATAGTAATGTATTTATCCATTCTAGTGGGATTGATCAATTGGGGTGGCAGAACCGGAAGCCTCTTAGAAGGGCAGCTAAAAAGCGAACAGAGCTCAAAATCCTGTCCCAATTTTTTCACAGGCATGGAAAATAG